From the genome of Gammaproteobacteria bacterium, one region includes:
- the hpt gene encoding hypoxanthine phosphoribosyltransferase has protein sequence MRRIIFTREQIALRVRELGDEISACYEAREELLVLGLLKGSFMFLADLVRCIHHPVQVDFIVTSSYGSGMVSSGNVQLLYDPEVSLGGRHVILVDDIIDSGRTMASLVPIIQARGPASLELCTFLHKRREGIAHEPRWVGFDAPPEFVVGYGLDYSENFRHLPYVASI, from the coding sequence GTGCGACGCATAATCTTCACGCGCGAACAGATCGCCCTCAGGGTACGGGAGCTGGGCGACGAGATCTCGGCTTGCTACGAGGCGCGCGAGGAACTGCTGGTGCTGGGCCTGCTGAAGGGCTCGTTCATGTTCCTGGCCGACCTGGTGCGCTGCATCCATCACCCGGTCCAGGTCGACTTCATCGTGACTTCGAGCTACGGGTCGGGTATGGTATCATCGGGAAACGTGCAGCTCCTCTACGACCCCGAAGTGTCGCTCGGGGGGCGCCACGTCATCCTCGTGGACGACATCATCGACAGCGGCAGGACCATGGCATCCCTGGTGCCCATCATCCAGGCGCGCGGACCGGCCAGCCTCGAATTGTGTACCTTTCTTCACAAGCGCCGGGAGGGCATCGCGCACGAGCCCAGATGGGTCGGCTTCGACGCCCCCCCGGAGTTCGTGGTGGGCTACGGGCTCGATTATAGCGAGAACTTCCGGCATCTTCCCTACGTCGCAAGCATCTGA
- the tilS gene encoding tRNA lysidine(34) synthetase TilS, which produces MSRPDRSLAARFRAALAEDGVVAGGGRVLVSLSGGLDSTVLLHLLRFTPGLPSLEVHAAHLDHRMRPGSAEDAHWVKGIARAWGVPLVSRAVARPPANETEARRARYRFLEEARTGTGCRWVVTAHHADDQAETVAYRMLRGTGLAGLAGIPRTREPGLYRPLLPFWKRELAAYASASRLRHRTDPTNRSADIPRNVVRRELLPLAEERVAPGARRALHRLARLAGEEIRLWHAVVPTLLAGLGVRRTEEGVSFSRDGYLQCDPLVRARLIRELAAESGARLDARGTALASEFACSAGSGRSIDLPGGAVLSRAYERLIIARGARIAGGHPPHDSRFVAVPAPGEGAAEGRSGGAAFLARWSTRGPVGGEGLSIPALRFPILFRSWRPGDRIRLTAGTRKLKKVFGDARVPRPARARRPVLADAGGRILWVPGVARSVEARPAPQDAILYVGVDLDDATD; this is translated from the coding sequence ATGAGCAGGCCCGACCGGTCGCTGGCCGCCCGCTTCCGCGCGGCGTTGGCCGAGGACGGGGTCGTAGCCGGCGGCGGGCGGGTTCTGGTGTCGCTCTCGGGCGGCCTCGACTCCACCGTCCTGCTTCACCTCCTGCGCTTCACGCCGGGCCTCCCGTCGCTCGAAGTGCACGCCGCGCACCTCGATCACCGCATGCGTCCCGGGAGCGCCGAAGACGCCCACTGGGTGAAGGGCATTGCGCGCGCCTGGGGGGTGCCGCTGGTGTCGCGCGCGGTCGCCCGTCCCCCCGCCAACGAAACCGAGGCGCGCCGGGCCCGCTATCGCTTTCTGGAGGAGGCGCGTACCGGGACCGGCTGCCGGTGGGTGGTGACCGCCCATCACGCGGACGACCAGGCCGAAACGGTCGCCTACCGGATGTTGCGGGGCACCGGCCTCGCCGGCCTGGCCGGGATCCCCCGCACTCGCGAACCGGGGCTGTACCGGCCGCTGCTGCCCTTCTGGAAGCGCGAACTCGCCGCCTACGCCTCTGCCTCCCGCCTCCGTCACCGGACCGACCCCACCAATCGGTCGGCCGACATCCCGCGCAACGTGGTCCGCCGCGAGCTGCTGCCGCTCGCCGAGGAGCGGGTCGCACCGGGCGCCCGCCGGGCCCTCCACCGTCTGGCCCGCCTGGCGGGAGAAGAGATCCGCCTCTGGCACGCCGTGGTTCCGACGCTGCTCGCGGGTCTTGGGGTGCGGCGCACCGAAGAGGGCGTCTCGTTCAGCCGCGACGGCTACCTGCAGTGCGATCCCCTGGTGCGCGCCAGGCTCATCCGGGAGCTGGCGGCGGAGTCCGGCGCCCGCCTCGATGCCCGCGGCACCGCTCTGGCGTCGGAGTTCGCCTGCTCCGCCGGGAGCGGCCGGTCGATCGACCTCCCCGGCGGAGCCGTTCTGTCCCGCGCCTATGAGCGCCTGATCATCGCGCGCGGCGCGAGGATCGCCGGGGGGCATCCCCCTCACGACTCCCGCTTCGTGGCCGTTCCGGCTCCCGGCGAAGGCGCGGCCGAGGGCCGTTCGGGAGGCGCCGCCTTCCTTGCCCGCTGGTCGACGCGCGGCCCGGTGGGAGGAGAGGGGCTCTCCATCCCGGCTCTGCGCTTCCCCATCCTCTTCCGCAGTTGGCGGCCCGGAGACCGCATTCGCCTGACCGCCGGCACGCGCAAGCTCAAGAAGGTGTTCGGGGACGCTCGCGTGCCGCGGCCGGCGCGCGCGCGCCGGCCGGTGCTGGCCGATGCCGGAGGGCGTATCCTCTGGGTGCCGGGGGTGGCGCGGTCGGTCGAGGCGCGGCCCGCACCTCAAGACGCAATCCTATACGTGGGAGTGGATCTCGATGACGCCACCGACTGA
- a CDS encoding glycerophosphodiester phosphodiesterase, protein MRAAQWGWAGWPVRRPGHPYLAGAPLFIAHRGGAALAPENTMAAFTAAVEQWDADVLEMDVHRTADGKVVVIHDATVDRTCDGSGAVRELPWSEVRMLDAGYRFRDPAGEPAFRGRGVGIPLLDEVLETFPDTRINVEAKTPEVAPLLVETVLRHGARHRVLMAAELEGARPSRHGYPGPHGASRRQIRLFHLLHHRPLGFLYTPRADALQVPDAWMGTRVVTPRFVREAHRRNIPVHVWTIDEPADMRRLLSWGVDGIQSDRLDRLARVLMEETGRPPPPALSAAGAASGELAP, encoded by the coding sequence ATGCGTGCGGCCCAGTGGGGATGGGCCGGCTGGCCCGTCCGCCGGCCAGGTCATCCCTACCTGGCGGGCGCTCCCCTCTTCATCGCCCATCGGGGCGGAGCCGCGCTGGCGCCCGAGAACACCATGGCGGCCTTCACCGCCGCGGTGGAGCAATGGGACGCCGACGTGCTGGAGATGGACGTGCACCGGACCGCGGACGGCAAGGTGGTCGTGATTCACGACGCCACCGTGGATCGCACCTGCGACGGCAGCGGCGCTGTGCGCGAGCTTCCCTGGAGCGAGGTGCGCATGCTCGACGCCGGCTATCGTTTCCGCGATCCGGCCGGCGAACCGGCCTTCCGGGGCCGGGGCGTGGGCATCCCGCTGCTGGACGAGGTGCTCGAGACTTTCCCCGACACGCGCATCAACGTGGAGGCCAAGACCCCCGAGGTCGCGCCGCTGCTGGTCGAGACCGTCCTCCGCCACGGAGCGCGGCATCGGGTGCTGATGGCCGCGGAGCTGGAGGGCGCGCGGCCCTCGCGGCACGGCTATCCCGGCCCTCACGGTGCGTCCCGCCGCCAGATCCGGCTGTTCCATCTGCTGCACCACCGGCCGCTCGGGTTCCTGTATACGCCCCGTGCCGACGCCCTCCAGGTGCCGGACGCCTGGATGGGCACGCGGGTCGTCACGCCGCGCTTCGTCCGCGAGGCGCACCGGCGCAACATTCCGGTCCACGTCTGGACCATCGATGAGCCGGCCGACATGCGCCGACTGCTCTCGTGGGGGGTGGACGGCATCCAGTCCGACCGTCTCGACCGGCTGGCGCGCGTCCTGATGGAGGAAACCGGGAGGCCTCCGCCGCCCGCGCTCTCCGCCGCCGGCGCGGCGAGCGGCGAGCTGGCGCCATGA